One Candidatus Palauibacter australiensis genomic window, GAATCCCGGTCGCGGTCGCGCTGCTCACGGTCGCGCTGCTCGCGGGCGTCGCCGCGTGCGCGGATGAACCGCCCGCTCCGCCTCCCGAGATCCCGGTCTTCGAGGGGGCGATCGACCTCGAGATCGGCGAGGTGGAGGGGGAAGATCCCTACCTCTTCACGAGAATCGGCTCCGTCGTGGCGGACGACCGCGGGCGGGTGATCGTCGCGGACTACCAGACGCACGAGGTGCGGGTGTTCGAGGCGGACGGGCGCTTCGCCTTCCGTTTGGGAGGCCAGGGGGACGGTCCCGGCGAGCTGACGAACCCCTGCTGCATGACGTTCGGGCCCGATGGACTCCTGTGGGTGCGGGAGAGCGCCCGCTACAGCGCGTTCAGGCTCGGCGACGACGGCGCGGAGTACGCGCGCAGCCTCAGGAGCGTCAACGCCTCCTTCAACCTGGTCGCTCCGGTCACCTTCGACGCCGAGGGCCGGCTCGTGGACCTCGGCATGGCGGCCGGCGAAACCCGGCTAACGCGCTTCCACCTGGGTCCGGGCATGGCCGTGGACACGGTCCCGATGGCGACGGCCGAGGAGCAGGCCACCGGCTTCAGCCCCGTCGACATCAGGATAGGAGACCAGGCCGCCACATTCTTCGTCTACCAGCCCTTCGGTCCGCTGTGGATTCACGGGCACGGGCCGGGCGGCTGGTGGGCCACGGCCGTCAACTCCGCGTACGCGATCGCGCTCCACCATCCCGACGGGAGCACGTCGCGCCTCGAGGCGCCGCTGCAGGGACCGGAGTTGAGTCCGGACGAGCGCCGCCGCGCGCAGGCCCGGATCGACCAGGAGAAGGAGAGGTTCGACCTGCGCGAACACCCGTTCGGTGTCCCCGACCGCAAGCCGGTCCTGGCCGAACTCTTCTTCGACCGCGCCGGCCGGCTGTGGGTGGAGAAGACGGGGGTCGACGGAGATGAGATGCGCGAGGCCGACGTCTATCGCGAGGGCACGCTGGAGGCGCGATACCGCTGGCCGCGCGGGGTCAGCAACCTCGCATACCCCGCCTGGGTCACCGAAACGGAACTCTACGGCACGACGCGCGACTCGCTCGACGTCTCGCGCGCCGCCCGCGTCCGCTTCACCCGAATCCCGTAGCGGGAGGAACACATGAACAACGTCCGCAGGACGACGATCCTGGTTGCCGCCGCCTTGTGGATCCGGTGCGATACGGCGTCCGGCGCCTCGCCCCAGGACTTCCAGGTACGCGACAGCGCGGGCGTCGAGATCGTCGAGAACCGCGACGATATCCCGGAGTTCGGCCTGCCGGGGCCGGCGACGTTGCGCCTGGGAAGACAGGACGGTCCGCCCGAATACCAGATGTTCCGCGTCCCCGACGCCCTCGAACTGGACGACGGATCCGTCGTCGTGGTGAGCCAGATCGAGCCCCTGATCCGCATCTTCGCCACAGATGGCACGCTCCGGGCGCACTTCGGGTCTCTCGGCGAAGGCCCGCGCGAATTCGGTCTCCCGCAGAGGGTGTGGAAGGCGGGGTCCGATTCCCTCGTCATCTAT contains:
- a CDS encoding 6-bladed beta-propeller, which translates into the protein MKPRIPVAVALLTVALLAGVAACADEPPAPPPEIPVFEGAIDLEIGEVEGEDPYLFTRIGSVVADDRGRVIVADYQTHEVRVFEADGRFAFRLGGQGDGPGELTNPCCMTFGPDGLLWVRESARYSAFRLGDDGAEYARSLRSVNASFNLVAPVTFDAEGRLVDLGMAAGETRLTRFHLGPGMAVDTVPMATAEEQATGFSPVDIRIGDQAATFFVYQPFGPLWIHGHGPGGWWATAVNSAYAIALHHPDGSTSRLEAPLQGPELSPDERRRAQARIDQEKERFDLREHPFGVPDRKPVLAELFFDRAGRLWVEKTGVDGDEMREADVYREGTLEARYRWPRGVSNLAYPAWVTETELYGTTRDSLDVSRAARVRFTRIP